From a region of the Corallococcus coralloides DSM 2259 genome:
- the uvrA gene encoding excinuclease ABC subunit UvrA, with protein MSEPDVISIRGAREHNLKTVSLDIPKKKLVVFTGVSGSGKSSLAFDTLYAEGQRRYVESLSSYARQFLGQMEKPRYDTLRGLSPTISIEQKAASNNPRSTVGTVTEVHDYLRVLYASIGVQHCPNCGRKVGKQSAQQIVDEIMKLPAGTKLQVLAPIVTNRKGEHKDLLAEAQKRGFSRARVDGKVRELEERIELDKKSKHDIALIIDRLVLKPDLRTRLTDSVETALREGKGTLIITDEKGTLASDRVMSELNACPACGLSFGDLTPASFSFNNPLGMCTDCNGLGTRPEMDADLLVPDQSRSIRDGAIEPWASGMNRGEGWTADFVESLASAFKIDLDVPYAKLTKREKDVLMNGAKGKSFTVQWGDNGQYDMEWEGLLARTMRNFKTTTSEARKAELQKYFSDKPCPSCKGERLRPESRAVKVHQRTLVDLSRMTITEARTFLTQMGLSAQEEKIAQELLKEIRSRLSFLVDVGLGYLTLDRTASTLSGGESQRIRLASQMGSELTGVIYILDEPSIGLHQRDNGKLLTTLKRLRDLGNSVIVVEHDEETMEEADYLVDFGPGAGELGGQVVSQGTPKQVMADEKSLTGAYLSGRQEIEIPESRRPVNPKHQISIVGATENNLKNVDADIPLGIFTAVTGVSGAGKSTLINEILYPALARALYESREPMGKHKSIKGLEHLDKVIDIDQRPIGRTPRSNPATYTKVFDAIREVFAMTPEARTFGYGPGRFSFNIKGGRCEACEGDGVKLVEMHFLADVYVPCEVCNGKRFNEATLRVRYKGKNIAETLDLSVREAVDHFGAHKDIMRVLTTLTDVGLGYLRLGQPSPTLSGGEAQRIKLARELARVATGRTLYILDEPTTGLHFEDIRKLLSVLNRLVEAGNSVLVIEHNLDVIKSADWLIDLGPEGGSGGGNILATGTPEDVAKVEASHTGRYLKHVLGKARRARIGKRVDAA; from the coding sequence ATGTCCGAGCCCGACGTCATTTCCATCCGTGGTGCCAGGGAGCACAACCTCAAGACCGTCTCCCTGGACATCCCGAAGAAGAAGCTCGTGGTGTTCACCGGCGTGTCGGGCTCCGGCAAGAGCTCGCTCGCCTTCGACACGCTCTACGCGGAAGGCCAGCGCCGCTACGTGGAGAGCCTGTCCTCCTACGCGCGCCAGTTCCTGGGGCAGATGGAGAAGCCCCGCTACGACACGCTGCGAGGCCTGTCGCCCACCATCTCCATCGAGCAGAAGGCGGCCAGCAACAACCCGCGCTCCACGGTGGGCACCGTCACGGAGGTGCACGACTACCTGCGCGTGCTCTACGCCTCCATCGGGGTGCAGCACTGCCCCAACTGCGGTCGCAAGGTGGGCAAGCAGAGCGCGCAGCAGATCGTCGATGAGATCATGAAGCTGCCCGCGGGCACCAAGCTCCAGGTGCTGGCGCCCATCGTCACCAACCGCAAGGGCGAGCACAAAGACCTGCTGGCGGAGGCGCAGAAGCGCGGCTTCTCCCGCGCGCGCGTGGACGGGAAGGTGCGCGAGCTGGAGGAGCGCATCGAGCTGGACAAGAAGTCCAAGCACGACATCGCGCTCATCATCGACCGCCTGGTGTTGAAGCCGGACCTGCGCACGCGCCTGACGGACTCCGTGGAGACCGCGCTGCGCGAGGGCAAGGGCACGCTCATCATCACGGATGAGAAGGGCACGCTCGCGTCCGACCGCGTGATGAGCGAGTTGAACGCGTGCCCCGCGTGCGGCCTGTCCTTCGGGGACCTGACGCCGGCGTCGTTCTCCTTCAACAACCCGCTGGGCATGTGCACGGACTGCAACGGCCTGGGCACCCGGCCGGAGATGGACGCGGACCTGCTGGTGCCGGACCAGTCGCGCAGCATCCGCGACGGCGCCATTGAACCGTGGGCCAGCGGCATGAACCGCGGCGAGGGTTGGACGGCGGACTTCGTGGAGAGCCTGGCGTCCGCGTTCAAGATTGATCTGGACGTCCCGTACGCGAAGCTGACCAAGCGGGAGAAGGACGTCCTGATGAACGGCGCGAAGGGCAAGTCCTTCACCGTGCAGTGGGGCGACAACGGCCAGTACGACATGGAGTGGGAGGGCCTGCTCGCCCGCACCATGCGCAACTTCAAGACGACGACGTCGGAGGCGCGCAAGGCGGAGCTGCAGAAGTACTTCAGCGACAAGCCCTGCCCGTCCTGCAAGGGCGAGCGCCTGCGTCCGGAGAGCCGCGCGGTGAAGGTGCACCAGCGCACGCTGGTGGACCTGAGCCGGATGACCATCACGGAGGCGCGGACGTTCCTGACGCAGATGGGCCTCTCCGCGCAGGAGGAGAAGATTGCCCAGGAGCTGCTCAAGGAGATCCGCAGCCGCCTGTCCTTCCTGGTGGACGTGGGCCTGGGCTACCTCACGCTGGACCGCACCGCGTCCACGCTGTCCGGCGGTGAGAGCCAGCGCATCCGGCTGGCGTCGCAGATGGGCAGCGAGCTGACGGGCGTCATCTACATCCTGGACGAGCCCTCCATCGGCCTGCACCAGCGAGACAACGGCAAGCTGCTCACCACGCTCAAGCGCCTGCGAGACCTGGGCAACTCCGTCATCGTCGTGGAGCACGACGAGGAGACGATGGAGGAGGCGGACTACCTGGTGGACTTCGGCCCTGGCGCGGGCGAGCTGGGCGGGCAGGTGGTGTCCCAGGGCACGCCCAAGCAGGTGATGGCGGACGAGAAGAGCCTCACCGGCGCGTACCTGTCCGGCCGCCAGGAGATTGAGATCCCCGAGTCCCGCCGCCCGGTGAATCCGAAGCATCAAATCTCCATCGTGGGCGCGACGGAGAACAACCTGAAGAACGTGGACGCGGACATCCCGCTGGGCATCTTCACGGCGGTGACGGGTGTGTCCGGCGCGGGCAAGTCCACGCTGATCAACGAGATCCTCTACCCGGCCCTGGCGCGCGCGCTCTACGAGAGCCGCGAGCCCATGGGCAAGCACAAGTCCATCAAGGGCCTGGAGCACCTGGACAAGGTCATCGACATCGACCAGCGGCCCATTGGCCGCACGCCGCGCAGCAACCCGGCCACGTACACCAAGGTCTTCGACGCCATCCGTGAAGTGTTCGCGATGACGCCGGAGGCGCGCACGTTCGGCTACGGCCCGGGCCGCTTCAGCTTCAACATCAAGGGTGGCCGCTGCGAGGCGTGCGAGGGCGACGGCGTGAAGCTGGTGGAGATGCACTTCCTGGCGGACGTGTACGTCCCCTGCGAGGTCTGCAACGGCAAGCGCTTCAACGAGGCCACGCTGCGCGTGCGCTACAAGGGCAAGAACATCGCGGAGACGCTGGACCTGAGCGTCCGGGAAGCGGTGGACCACTTCGGCGCGCACAAGGACATCATGCGCGTGCTCACCACGCTCACCGACGTGGGCCTGGGCTACCTGCGGCTGGGCCAGCCGTCCCCCACCCTGTCCGGCGGCGAGGCGCAGCGCATCAAGCTCGCCCGTGAGCTGGCCCGGGTGGCCACCGGGCGCACGCTCTACATCCTGGACGAGCCGACGACGGGCCTGCACTTCGAGGACATCCGCAAGCTGTTGTCCGTGCTCAACCGGCTGGTGGAGGCGGGCAACAGCGTGCTCGTCATCGAGCACAACCTGGATGTCATCAAGAGCGCGGACTGGCTCATCGACCTGGGGCCGGAGGGCGGCTCGGGCGGCGGTAACATCCTGGCCACCGGCACGCCGGAGGACGTGGCGAAGGTGGAGGCCAGCCACACCGGGCGTTACCTCAAGCACGTGCTGGGCAAGGCGCGCCGGGCCCGCATTGGCAAGCGCGTGGACGCGGCCTGA
- a CDS encoding peptide MFS transporter → MQSTVAAGEARKGHPPGLYLLFATEMWERMSYYGMRGLLVLFLTDKVRGGFGWSTAEALSLYGTYTGLVYLTPILGGYIADRYIGQRKAVVLGGALMVIGHLLLALPGISIFYAGLGFLIIGNGFFKPNISTMVGGLYPAGDGRRDGAFTIFYMGINLGAVLGNFICGTLGERVGWHWGFGSAGVGMTLGLVIFMALAHKFLGNVGLAPAPRPTEAQKTTPDGKQHAFSRQEWDRIIVIFIIALFVVAFWTGFEQAGGLMNLYTDQKVDRSMFGWEVPTTWFQNFNSVFIVTLAPIFAAVWSSLAAKGKDLSIPVKMSLGLIFLAVGFAFMLGASKESATDGKAAAWWVIMAYLFHTMGELCLSPVGLSMVSKVAPQRVVSAMMGVWFLANAVANKLSGVLGGYSEKMGEFSVFLTIVIGAGLSGVILLFLAPMLKRMMHGTDEVTPAPTPAHQEGTVHPAT, encoded by the coding sequence ATGCAAAGCACCGTCGCCGCGGGCGAGGCCCGCAAGGGGCATCCCCCGGGCCTGTATTTGTTGTTCGCCACCGAGATGTGGGAGCGCATGTCCTATTACGGCATGCGCGGCCTGCTGGTGCTCTTCCTCACCGACAAGGTGCGGGGTGGCTTTGGCTGGTCCACGGCGGAAGCACTGAGCCTCTACGGGACGTACACGGGCCTCGTGTACCTGACGCCGATCCTGGGCGGCTACATCGCGGACCGCTACATCGGACAGCGCAAGGCGGTGGTGCTGGGCGGCGCGTTGATGGTGATTGGCCACCTGCTGCTAGCGCTCCCAGGCATCTCCATCTTCTACGCGGGCCTGGGCTTCCTCATCATCGGCAACGGCTTCTTCAAGCCCAACATCTCCACCATGGTGGGCGGGCTGTACCCCGCGGGTGACGGCCGCCGCGACGGCGCCTTCACCATCTTCTACATGGGCATCAACCTGGGCGCGGTGCTGGGCAACTTCATCTGCGGCACGCTGGGTGAGCGCGTGGGCTGGCACTGGGGCTTCGGCTCCGCCGGCGTGGGCATGACGCTGGGCCTGGTCATCTTCATGGCGCTGGCGCACAAGTTCCTGGGCAACGTGGGCCTCGCGCCCGCGCCGCGCCCCACCGAGGCGCAGAAGACGACGCCGGATGGCAAGCAGCACGCCTTCAGCCGCCAGGAGTGGGACCGCATCATCGTCATCTTCATCATCGCGCTGTTCGTGGTCGCGTTCTGGACGGGCTTCGAGCAGGCGGGCGGCCTGATGAACCTCTACACGGACCAGAAGGTGGACCGCTCCATGTTCGGCTGGGAGGTGCCCACCACCTGGTTCCAGAACTTCAACTCCGTCTTCATCGTGACGCTGGCGCCCATCTTCGCGGCGGTGTGGAGCTCGCTGGCGGCGAAGGGCAAGGACCTGAGCATCCCGGTGAAGATGTCCCTGGGGCTCATCTTCCTGGCGGTGGGCTTCGCCTTCATGCTGGGCGCCTCCAAGGAGAGCGCGACGGACGGCAAGGCGGCGGCGTGGTGGGTCATCATGGCGTACCTCTTCCACACCATGGGCGAGCTGTGCCTGTCGCCGGTGGGCCTGTCCATGGTGAGCAAGGTGGCGCCCCAGCGCGTCGTCTCCGCGATGATGGGCGTGTGGTTCCTGGCGAACGCGGTGGCCAACAAGCTGTCCGGCGTGCTGGGCGGCTACTCGGAGAAGATGGGCGAGTTCAGCGTGTTCCTCACCATCGTCATCGGCGCGGGCCTGTCGGGCGTCATCCTGCTGTTCCTCGCCCCCATGCTGAAGCGGATGATGCACGGCACGGACGAAGTGACGCCCGCGCCGACGCCCGCGCACCAGGAAGGCACCGTCCACCCGGCCACCTGA
- a CDS encoding FIST signal transduction protein, whose product MWIQIGKSRSADCTTAAREASQEALRGADAAAFALVLCTDQYDASALASAVGAELGDIPWAGCCAAGVFAGTELLLQGLVIALFRGDDFRVGVGMGGPVSVSPRAAGRAAVAEAVSKLPPKPPGYRRTLFVLPDALSGNSTEVVRGAQQEAGAGIRWAGGGAGNNVRFVKTAQFTKGHAYQDQVVVIAFDALEPLGVGIQHGWYPYGPPSQVTKVRGSTAVELDYERAFEVYRHTAESRGDALDARSFPRFAMTHPLGIPQANGEFVIRDPLSVEPDGSVRFIAEVPDGSLVRVMEGKRTDLLDAAAGAATLAREATPGTLGGAVVFDCVSRYLVLGEGVRDELSRFQDALGEGVPVVGCLTLGEVGAMGGGVPQFHNKTAVVVALPG is encoded by the coding sequence ATGTGGATCCAGATTGGAAAGAGCCGCTCGGCGGATTGCACCACCGCCGCGCGGGAGGCGAGCCAGGAGGCGCTGCGAGGCGCGGACGCCGCCGCGTTCGCGCTCGTGCTGTGCACGGACCAGTACGACGCGTCGGCGTTGGCGTCCGCGGTCGGGGCGGAGCTCGGGGACATCCCCTGGGCCGGGTGCTGCGCGGCGGGCGTCTTCGCGGGCACGGAGCTCCTGCTCCAGGGCCTGGTCATCGCGCTCTTTCGCGGCGACGACTTCCGCGTCGGCGTGGGGATGGGCGGTCCGGTCAGTGTCAGCCCGAGAGCCGCCGGGCGCGCGGCGGTGGCCGAGGCCGTGAGCAAGCTGCCTCCCAAGCCGCCCGGATACCGGCGCACGCTGTTCGTCCTGCCGGACGCGCTGAGCGGCAACTCGACGGAGGTCGTGCGCGGGGCCCAACAGGAGGCGGGCGCGGGCATCCGTTGGGCGGGGGGCGGCGCGGGCAACAACGTCCGGTTCGTGAAGACGGCCCAGTTCACCAAGGGGCACGCCTACCAGGACCAGGTGGTCGTGATTGCCTTCGATGCCCTGGAGCCCCTGGGCGTGGGCATCCAGCATGGCTGGTATCCGTATGGTCCGCCCTCGCAGGTCACGAAGGTCCGGGGCTCGACCGCCGTCGAGCTCGACTATGAGCGTGCCTTCGAGGTCTACCGGCACACGGCCGAGAGCCGGGGTGACGCCCTGGACGCGCGCAGCTTCCCCCGCTTCGCGATGACGCACCCGCTGGGGATTCCCCAGGCCAATGGCGAGTTCGTGATCCGCGACCCCCTGTCCGTCGAACCCGATGGCTCGGTGCGCTTCATCGCCGAGGTCCCGGACGGGTCCCTGGTCCGCGTGATGGAGGGCAAGCGCACGGACCTGCTCGACGCCGCGGCCGGTGCCGCCACCCTGGCCCGGGAAGCAACCCCTGGCACGCTGGGCGGCGCGGTGGTGTTCGATTGCGTCTCCCGGTACCTCGTCCTGGGGGAGGGCGTCCGGGACGAGCTCTCCCGGTTCCAGGACGCGCTCGGAGAGGGCGTCCCGGTCGTGGGCTGTCTGACCCTGGGCGAGGTGGGGGCCATGGGAGGCGGGGTCCCCCAGTTCCACAACAAGACAGCGGTGGTGGTCGCCCTGCCTGGATGA
- a CDS encoding POT family MFS transporter, which produces MAETSTAPTSQRFPPQIPYIIGNEACERFSFYGMRNILVVFFIDYLLRNHVPESGAREAQAKYLMHLFMAGVYFFPLIGGYLADRFFGKFHTIFVLSLVYCAGHACLALFEDNATGFYTGLTLIAIGSGGIKPCVSAMVGDQFTETNKHLVKKVFAIFYWTINFGSFFASLFVPLLMKNYGPSVAFGVPGALMFLATVIFWAGRKHYVLVPPTGPNPHSFFKVLGSAFRGKDVAGGTWLDKAKAEHPAEAVEGVKAVFRVSALMLPFVPFFWMLFDQKASTWVVQARSMDPNVGGIVFQPSQMQFINPMLVMLLIPFLTAIVYPAFQRMGWELTPLRRMPLGLVIGAASFVIAGFFQVAMEGGTTLNIAWQLLPYIVLTVAEILVSTTGLEFAYTQAPREMKGTIQSVWLVTNTLANVAVAIAAALNVFTGSAQFFFYAALAAVAGVGMALVARRYVVRDYYQTDAQAPMDGRNPGVEPKPA; this is translated from the coding sequence ATGGCCGAGACCTCGACCGCCCCCACCTCCCAGCGCTTCCCGCCCCAGATTCCCTACATCATCGGGAACGAGGCCTGTGAGCGCTTCAGCTTCTACGGGATGCGGAACATCCTCGTGGTGTTCTTCATCGACTACCTGCTGCGTAACCACGTGCCGGAGTCGGGTGCGCGGGAGGCCCAGGCGAAGTACCTGATGCACCTGTTCATGGCGGGGGTGTACTTCTTCCCGCTCATTGGCGGCTACCTGGCGGACCGCTTCTTCGGGAAGTTCCACACCATCTTCGTGCTGAGCCTCGTGTACTGCGCGGGGCATGCGTGTCTGGCGCTCTTCGAGGACAACGCCACGGGCTTCTACACGGGCCTGACGCTCATCGCGATTGGCTCCGGCGGCATCAAGCCGTGCGTGTCCGCGATGGTGGGCGACCAGTTCACGGAGACGAACAAGCACCTGGTGAAGAAGGTCTTCGCCATCTTCTACTGGACCATCAACTTCGGTTCGTTCTTCGCGTCGCTGTTCGTCCCCCTGCTGATGAAGAACTACGGGCCGTCGGTGGCCTTCGGCGTGCCGGGCGCCCTGATGTTCCTGGCGACGGTCATCTTCTGGGCGGGCCGCAAGCACTACGTGCTGGTGCCGCCCACGGGCCCCAACCCGCACTCGTTCTTCAAGGTGCTGGGCAGCGCGTTCCGGGGCAAGGACGTGGCGGGCGGCACCTGGCTGGACAAGGCGAAGGCGGAGCACCCGGCGGAGGCGGTGGAGGGCGTCAAGGCGGTGTTCCGCGTGTCCGCGCTGATGCTGCCGTTCGTGCCCTTCTTCTGGATGCTCTTTGATCAGAAGGCGTCCACCTGGGTGGTGCAGGCGCGGTCCATGGACCCCAACGTGGGCGGCATCGTGTTCCAGCCCAGCCAGATGCAGTTCATCAACCCCATGCTGGTGATGCTGCTCATCCCCTTCCTGACGGCCATCGTCTATCCGGCCTTCCAGCGGATGGGCTGGGAGCTGACGCCGCTCAGGCGCATGCCGCTGGGCCTGGTGATTGGCGCCGCGTCGTTCGTCATCGCGGGCTTCTTCCAGGTGGCCATGGAGGGCGGGACGACGCTGAACATCGCGTGGCAGCTCCTGCCGTACATCGTGCTGACGGTGGCGGAGATCCTGGTGTCCACCACGGGCCTGGAGTTCGCGTACACGCAGGCGCCCCGGGAGATGAAGGGCACCATCCAGAGCGTGTGGCTGGTGACGAACACGCTGGCGAACGTGGCGGTGGCCATCGCCGCGGCGCTCAACGTCTTCACGGGCTCCGCGCAGTTCTTCTTCTACGCGGCGCTGGCGGCCGTGGCCGGCGTGGGCATGGCGCTGGTGGCCCGCCGCTACGTGGTGCGCGACTACTACCAGACGGACGCGCAGGCCCCCATGGACGGCCGCAACCCGGGCGTCGAGCCGAAGCCGGCCTAG
- a CDS encoding ATP-binding protein has translation MADHGADGDHKLTEERLALLSVLQELTVAALDLLNPCKPADNFLDRVAERLGCAVALWLQPDARGQVGLLGASGLSSASRQLPIPGLPPRPGLPAPLWVDLPYPELDSPGLVRWSVPIDDAGPPPSLLLLYFDREPNLPRQYRGMVERLGGVLRTALVHRQLFARTLDSERALQRERDFSSAVLDTARALVIVLDPQGRIIRFNRACQEVTGYSFEELRGAYFWMRLLPPDEAARVEQNFAVLAAGLGFEQYETHWVTRWGERRLISWSSNVLRGESGAIEYVIGTGIDITEHRRAEHERDQIFHREQQARARAEEQEGRSALLAEASGLLTGSLAPEDALRSVAALTVERFADWCAVDLLDGGYSFQRITEARSEALRATVPARMHCALPDLDAEHGPGRVLREGEPEFCPEGCASMSLGCVRDGQGLSEVVEFQSWISVPLLAREHALGALTLARMAGGGRYGPADFALAQELARRAAMALDNARLYQQAQLAIGLRDEFLSIASHELKTPVTSLQLSVQGLTRLARAGALGITRVDAVTHSLEVIERQAKRMAKLVNTLLDVSRIQAGKLELEFEEVDLAALVRDVAARFAPELATSGTRLQVHADTAMPGVWDRSRLDQIVTNLLSNAIKYGEGRPIEVRVEGDAVMARLEVRDQGIGIPAERHARIFRAFERAVSSRHYGGLGLGLHIVNQLVERLGGSVRVESEAGQGATFTVELPRRGPHAAPSADPTVQLGP, from the coding sequence ATGGCGGACCACGGCGCGGACGGGGACCACAAGCTCACCGAGGAGCGGCTCGCGCTCTTGAGCGTGCTCCAGGAGCTCACCGTCGCGGCGCTGGATCTGCTCAATCCCTGCAAGCCCGCGGACAACTTCCTGGACCGCGTCGCGGAGCGGCTGGGGTGCGCGGTCGCGCTCTGGCTCCAGCCGGATGCGCGGGGACAGGTGGGGCTGCTGGGCGCGAGCGGACTGTCCTCGGCCTCCCGCCAGCTCCCGATTCCGGGGCTGCCCCCGCGCCCGGGGCTGCCAGCGCCCCTCTGGGTGGACCTGCCCTATCCGGAGCTGGACTCGCCGGGGCTCGTGCGGTGGTCCGTGCCCATCGACGATGCCGGGCCCCCGCCCAGCCTGCTGCTGCTGTACTTCGACCGCGAGCCGAATCTGCCGCGGCAATACCGGGGCATGGTGGAGCGGCTCGGCGGCGTGCTCCGCACCGCGCTCGTCCACCGGCAGCTCTTCGCGCGGACCCTGGACAGCGAGCGCGCGCTCCAGCGTGAGCGGGACTTCAGCTCGGCGGTCCTGGACACGGCCCGGGCCCTGGTCATCGTCCTGGATCCCCAGGGAAGGATCATCCGCTTCAACCGGGCGTGCCAGGAGGTGACGGGCTACTCCTTCGAGGAGCTGCGCGGCGCGTATTTCTGGATGCGGCTCCTGCCGCCGGACGAAGCGGCGCGGGTGGAGCAGAACTTCGCCGTGCTCGCGGCCGGGCTGGGGTTCGAGCAGTACGAGACCCACTGGGTGACCCGCTGGGGCGAGCGCCGCCTCATCTCCTGGTCCAGCAACGTCCTGCGAGGCGAGTCGGGCGCGATCGAGTACGTCATCGGCACCGGCATCGACATCACCGAGCACCGCAGGGCCGAGCACGAGCGCGATCAGATCTTCCATCGGGAGCAACAGGCGCGCGCCCGCGCGGAGGAGCAGGAGGGGCGCTCCGCGCTCCTGGCGGAGGCGTCCGGGTTGCTCACCGGCTCGCTCGCCCCCGAGGACGCGCTGCGCAGCGTGGCCGCGCTGACCGTCGAGCGGTTCGCCGACTGGTGCGCGGTGGATCTGCTGGACGGGGGATATTCCTTCCAGCGCATCACCGAGGCCCGCTCCGAAGCGCTGCGCGCCACCGTGCCCGCGCGGATGCACTGCGCGCTGCCCGACCTGGATGCCGAGCATGGTCCGGGGAGGGTGCTCCGCGAGGGCGAACCGGAGTTCTGCCCGGAGGGGTGCGCCTCCATGTCACTGGGGTGCGTGCGGGACGGGCAGGGCCTGTCCGAGGTCGTCGAGTTCCAGTCCTGGATCTCGGTGCCGCTGCTCGCGCGGGAGCACGCGCTCGGCGCGCTCACGCTCGCGCGCATGGCGGGCGGTGGCCGGTATGGCCCGGCGGACTTCGCGCTCGCGCAGGAGCTGGCCCGCCGCGCGGCGATGGCCCTGGACAACGCCCGCCTCTATCAACAGGCCCAGCTGGCGATTGGCCTCCGGGATGAGTTCCTCTCCATTGCCTCCCATGAGCTGAAGACCCCGGTCACGTCGCTCCAGCTGTCGGTGCAGGGCTTGACGCGCCTGGCCCGGGCAGGAGCGCTTGGGATCACGCGGGTGGACGCGGTGACCCACTCGCTGGAGGTCATCGAGCGTCAGGCGAAGCGGATGGCGAAGCTCGTCAACACCCTGCTGGACGTCTCGCGCATCCAGGCTGGAAAGCTCGAGCTGGAGTTCGAGGAGGTGGACCTGGCCGCGCTGGTCCGGGACGTCGCGGCGCGCTTCGCACCGGAGCTGGCCACGTCGGGAACCCGGCTCCAGGTCCACGCCGACACGGCGATGCCGGGCGTGTGGGACCGGTCGCGGTTGGATCAGATCGTCACCAACCTGCTCTCCAACGCCATCAAGTACGGCGAAGGAAGGCCCATCGAGGTGCGGGTGGAGGGGGACGCCGTGATGGCCCGCCTGGAGGTGCGGGATCAGGGCATCGGCATCCCGGCGGAGCGGCACGCGCGAATCTTCCGCGCCTTCGAGCGCGCGGTGTCGTCGCGCCACTACGGGGGGCTGGGCCTGGGCCTCCACATCGTGAACCAGCTGGTGGAGCGGCTGGGCGGCTCGGTCCGGGTCGAAAGCGAGGCGGGGCAGGGGGCCACCTTCACGGTGGAGCTGCCCCGCCGGGGGCCGCACGCGGCTCCCTCGGCGGATCCGACCGTGCAGCTGGGGCCCTAG